In a genomic window of Halalkalicoccus sp. CG83:
- the trmB gene encoding HTH-type sugar sensing transcriptional regulator TrmB — protein sequence MVDDDLRSTLERVGEQFNLGEYEIDAYLTVLEHGQLTASEIADRTDIPQPRVYDTVRSLSDRGLVELRETRPMRIIAVDPDEAFSMVRSSLTEMVDELEARYTAPARDTEAVSLVKSRSTILRHLSDVIEAAEYELILSLTPELLKRFDEELRGAIDRGISIELLVTPAAEAPSPETFDYGAVSTVAKARRGITTPIVAVGDGEYSVYATQDAIRDDRDRYGVIFHRSALGFLVSGFFGTVLWTTAEPLAANGEGRPFPRRYASIRRCVKDVYELGGEFFATVEGRDVETGEALVLSGRVATVELEDTEEVAAMVLDTGEGEVTVGGRVAALEQIEAHEIQIDRDEPPAR from the coding sequence ATGGTCGACGACGATCTGCGGTCGACGCTCGAGCGCGTCGGCGAGCAGTTCAACCTCGGAGAGTACGAGATCGACGCCTACCTCACGGTGCTTGAACACGGCCAGCTCACCGCGAGCGAGATCGCCGATCGTACCGACATCCCTCAGCCGCGGGTCTACGACACGGTGCGCAGCCTCTCGGATCGTGGGCTGGTCGAGCTCCGCGAGACCCGTCCGATGCGGATCATCGCGGTCGACCCCGACGAGGCGTTCTCGATGGTCCGGAGCTCGCTCACGGAGATGGTCGACGAGCTCGAGGCGCGCTACACCGCTCCGGCCCGGGACACGGAGGCCGTCTCGCTCGTGAAGTCGCGCTCGACGATCCTGCGTCACCTCTCGGACGTGATCGAGGCCGCCGAGTACGAGCTCATCCTCTCGCTCACCCCCGAACTGCTCAAGCGTTTCGACGAGGAGCTCCGCGGGGCGATCGACCGCGGGATCAGCATCGAGCTGCTGGTCACGCCAGCCGCCGAGGCCCCCTCGCCCGAGACGTTCGACTACGGCGCGGTCTCGACGGTCGCGAAGGCCCGCCGCGGGATCACGACGCCGATCGTCGCCGTCGGCGACGGCGAGTACTCGGTCTACGCTACCCAGGACGCCATCCGGGACGACCGGGATCGCTACGGCGTGATCTTCCATCGCTCGGCGCTCGGCTTCCTGGTGTCGGGGTTCTTCGGTACCGTGCTCTGGACGACCGCCGAACCCCTGGCGGCGAACGGCGAGGGACGGCCCTTCCCTCGACGGTACGCCTCGATCCGCCGGTGTGTAAAGGACGTCTACGAGCTCGGCGGCGAGTTCTTCGCCACCGTCGAGGGTCGGGACGTCGAGACCGGCGAGGCACTCGTCCTCAGCGGGCGGGTCGCGACCGTGGAGCTCGAGGATACCGAGGAGGTCGCCGCGATGGTTCTCGACACTGGCGAGGGCGAGGTGACCGTTGGCGGACGGGTGGCGGCCCTCGAGCAGATCGAGGCCCACGAGATCCAAATCGACCGCGACGAACCGCCCGCTCGCTGA
- a CDS encoding DUF4177 domain-containing protein, with product MNEEVRQWEYETLRPPREATKKEASDPKTELNALGEEGWELVETIEYTGGGTKYLVFKRPVDAEGEAT from the coding sequence ATGAACGAGGAGGTACGGCAATGGGAGTACGAGACGCTCAGGCCGCCGCGGGAGGCGACGAAGAAGGAGGCGAGCGATCCGAAGACGGAGCTGAACGCGCTGGGCGAGGAGGGCTGGGAGCTCGTGGAGACGATCGAGTACACCGGCGGCGGCACGAAGTACCTGGTGTTCAAGCGTCCGGTCGACGCCGAGGGTGAGGCGACGTGA
- a CDS encoding aldo/keto reductase, producing the protein MEYTNLGETGLEVSRFCLGCMNFGTEQPWMIHDEEKSREVIDRALDLGVNFLDTANVYSRGESEEIVGRAIEDRDRSELVLATKVYGPMGDGPNQGGLSRKHIIDQCRASLDRLGTDYIDLYQIHRWDDETPIEETLSALSYLVEEGLVRYIGASTMMGWQFAKALYESDLNGYERFVSMQPEYNLVDRHEEENVLPVCADQGIGVVPWSPLGGGFLTGKYERDEEPEDGRAADDEHTQERFTEENWAVLDVVRELAEEKDASPAQVSLAWLLDKRVVDSPIIGPRSLDHLEENVAALEVSLSDDEMARLEEPKSPTWSRATGDL; encoded by the coding sequence ATGGAGTACACGAACCTCGGCGAGACGGGGCTCGAGGTCTCCCGGTTCTGTCTGGGCTGTATGAACTTCGGCACCGAGCAGCCCTGGATGATCCACGACGAGGAGAAGAGCCGGGAGGTCATCGACCGTGCGCTCGATCTCGGGGTCAACTTCCTCGACACCGCGAACGTCTACTCCCGCGGCGAGAGCGAGGAGATCGTCGGCCGCGCGATCGAGGATCGCGACCGCTCGGAGCTCGTCCTCGCGACGAAGGTGTACGGCCCGATGGGCGACGGGCCGAACCAGGGCGGGCTCTCGCGAAAGCACATCATCGACCAGTGCCGGGCGAGCCTCGACCGACTCGGAACGGACTACATCGACCTCTATCAGATCCACCGCTGGGACGACGAGACGCCGATCGAGGAGACGCTCTCGGCGCTCTCGTATCTCGTCGAGGAGGGGCTCGTGCGATACATCGGCGCCTCGACCATGATGGGCTGGCAGTTCGCGAAGGCGCTCTACGAGAGCGACCTCAACGGCTACGAGCGGTTCGTCTCCATGCAGCCCGAGTACAACCTCGTCGATCGCCACGAGGAGGAGAACGTTCTTCCCGTGTGTGCCGATCAGGGGATCGGCGTCGTTCCGTGGAGCCCGCTCGGTGGGGGCTTCCTGACGGGCAAGTACGAACGCGACGAGGAGCCGGAGGACGGCCGGGCGGCCGACGACGAGCACACCCAGGAACGATTCACCGAGGAGAACTGGGCGGTGCTCGACGTCGTTCGCGAGCTCGCCGAGGAGAAGGACGCCAGCCCTGCGCAGGTGAGCCTCGCGTGGCTCCTCGACAAAAGGGTCGTCGACTCGCCGATCATCGGGCCGCGCTCGCTCGACCACCTCGAGGAGAACGTCGCCGCGCTCGAGGTCTCGCTCTCCGACGACGAGATGGCGCGCCTCGAGGAGCCGAAGTCGCCGACGTGGTCACGGGCGACGGGCGACCTGTAG
- a CDS encoding extracellular solute-binding protein produces MTNDGREGGISRRTFVKAAGAGGVTAGAVGLAGCLGSADQDSVIIHADAEFQDFKDQFLEALYEAGLDESISYEVRPAPNNTEQRRQEIQSALEAERAPPDIFMMDSGWTIPFILREQTVNLQEHLSNDVLDRIQNTYLQMSVETASHPDTGNLNALPLFPDFPVMLYRKDLVEEAGYDTSGWATEPMTWEQFSQVVADAQEQAGLEYGFTTQAASYEGLSCCTFNETMSGWGGAYFNGLDNLFDAGGREVTVEGEHVLDAIRMMRAFMYGEEDEHALEGYEQIAPTTIVQWVEDTSLGPFQNGNAVAHRNWPFAIAATATEEAFGEAIGTMPMPYGVPPEESEYEGLGGSKHALGGWHFAINPGTNRLDECVQLLEAFSAENVQLTLFDVGSWFPMNLDLLDSDVVQETEPLGRYTDTLKFVGSRAVPRPVSDVWTEQSAHIYIEVHNAYTQSKSPEQAMADLHERLRDSEQAVEEQENNVN; encoded by the coding sequence ATGACCAATGATGGCAGGGAGGGTGGGATCTCCCGGCGAACGTTCGTAAAGGCGGCCGGGGCCGGCGGGGTCACGGCCGGGGCGGTCGGGCTCGCCGGGTGTCTGGGAAGCGCTGATCAAGACAGCGTCATCATACACGCCGACGCGGAGTTCCAGGACTTCAAAGATCAGTTCTTGGAAGCGCTCTACGAGGCCGGCCTCGACGAGAGCATCTCGTACGAGGTCCGTCCGGCTCCCAACAACACCGAACAACGCCGACAGGAGATCCAGTCGGCGCTCGAGGCCGAGCGGGCGCCGCCGGACATCTTCATGATGGACTCGGGGTGGACGATCCCGTTCATCCTGCGAGAACAGACGGTGAACCTGCAGGAGCACCTCTCGAACGACGTGCTCGACCGCATCCAGAACACCTACCTGCAGATGTCGGTCGAGACCGCGAGTCACCCCGATACCGGGAACCTGAATGCCCTGCCGCTGTTTCCCGACTTCCCGGTGATGCTCTACCGGAAGGACCTCGTCGAGGAGGCGGGCTACGACACCAGCGGCTGGGCGACCGAACCGATGACGTGGGAGCAGTTCTCCCAGGTCGTCGCGGACGCCCAGGAGCAGGCCGGCCTCGAGTACGGCTTCACGACGCAGGCTGCGTCCTACGAGGGGCTCTCGTGTTGTACGTTCAACGAGACGATGTCCGGCTGGGGCGGCGCGTACTTCAACGGCCTCGACAACCTCTTCGACGCCGGCGGTCGCGAGGTCACCGTCGAGGGAGAGCACGTGTTAGACGCGATCCGGATGATGCGAGCGTTCATGTACGGTGAGGAGGACGAACACGCCCTCGAGGGCTACGAGCAGATCGCGCCGACCACGATCGTCCAGTGGGTCGAGGACACCTCTCTCGGTCCGTTTCAGAACGGTAACGCCGTCGCCCACCGCAACTGGCCGTTCGCCATCGCCGCGACCGCCACCGAAGAAGCCTTCGGCGAGGCCATCGGCACCATGCCGATGCCGTACGGCGTCCCCCCGGAGGAGTCCGAGTACGAGGGGCTCGGCGGATCGAAGCATGCCCTCGGGGGGTGGCATTTCGCGATCAACCCGGGCACCAATCGGCTCGATGAGTGCGTCCAGCTCCTCGAGGCGTTCTCCGCGGAGAACGTCCAGCTCACCCTGTTCGATGTGGGATCGTGGTTCCCGATGAACCTCGACCTCCTCGATTCCGACGTGGTCCAGGAGACCGAGCCGCTAGGCCGGTACACAGACACGCTCAAGTTCGTCGGGAGTCGTGCGGTACCGCGGCCGGTGAGCGACGTCTGGACCGAGCAGTCGGCCCACATCTACATCGAGGTGCACAACGCCTACACCCAGTCGAAATCGCCGGAGCAGGCGATGGCGGATCTACACGAACGGCTGAGAGACAGCGAACAGGCCGTAGAGGAACAGGAGAACAATGTCAACTGA
- a CDS encoding carbohydrate ABC transporter permease — translation MSTDTGTQTDSGAGRQRSILTPATNWIENLSESAYAYLLLTPAFALLTLVAFWPLVATFRLSLLADQTKGAAALGGFVGLENYLNVLTGDIRLARQFFDMELVGGFPFIQLGTPFFQQALFVTLAFALLNVLFTTLIGFGQALILDQDFRGRRWVRVAIIIPWAVPIVIQGMIFFLFFQPTVGFGSGVMQSLGLFSANPLASSQDSFFIVLIADIWKTSAFMALLILAGLQSVDRSLYDVARVSGASPWQRFKMITLPLVLPALLVAMLFRTMEAMRIYGLIESTAGCTTVPSMTCLVIEGLFGGTRIYGTAAAVAFITAAIIGLLISVYIVKFRDNEGGLY, via the coding sequence ATGTCAACTGACACCGGAACACAGACGGACTCGGGAGCCGGGAGACAGCGTAGCATCCTCACACCCGCGACCAACTGGATCGAGAACCTGAGCGAGTCGGCCTACGCCTACCTGCTGTTGACGCCGGCTTTCGCGCTGCTCACGCTCGTGGCGTTCTGGCCGCTGGTCGCGACGTTCCGACTGTCGTTGCTCGCGGACCAGACGAAAGGGGCGGCCGCGCTTGGCGGCTTCGTCGGCCTCGAGAACTACCTCAACGTCCTCACGGGCGACATCAGGCTGGCACGACAGTTCTTCGACATGGAACTCGTCGGCGGGTTCCCGTTCATCCAACTCGGGACGCCGTTCTTCCAGCAGGCGCTGTTCGTGACGCTCGCGTTCGCCCTGCTCAACGTGCTCTTTACGACGTTGATCGGGTTCGGACAGGCGCTGATCCTCGATCAGGACTTCCGCGGCCGACGCTGGGTCCGGGTCGCGATCATCATCCCGTGGGCGGTGCCGATCGTCATCCAGGGGATGATCTTCTTCCTGTTCTTCCAGCCGACCGTCGGGTTCGGCAGCGGCGTGATGCAGTCGCTCGGCCTGTTCAGCGCCAACCCGCTCGCGAGCAGCCAGGACTCGTTCTTCATCGTCCTGATCGCCGACATCTGGAAGACGTCGGCGTTCATGGCGCTGCTCATCCTCGCGGGACTCCAGAGCGTCGATCGCAGCCTCTACGACGTCGCGAGGGTGTCGGGAGCGTCGCCCTGGCAGCGCTTCAAGATGATCACGTTACCGCTGGTGTTGCCCGCGCTGTTGGTCGCGATGCTGTTCCGGACGATGGAGGCGATGCGCATCTACGGACTGATCGAATCGACCGCGGGCTGTACGACCGTCCCCTCGATGACCTGTCTGGTGATCGAGGGACTGTTCGGCGGAACGCGGATCTACGGAACGGCCGCGGCCGTCGCGTTCATCACGGCGGCGATCATCGGGTTGTTGATCTCGGTGTACATCGTCAAGTTCCGCGACAACGAAGGAGGGCTCTACTGA
- a CDS encoding carbohydrate ABC transporter permease, which produces MAAETETQTQTTETRQEEPELDRGPLERWVSDSIDNPERTYRALFYTAMIVMLVTTLFPFYWLLMVALTPEGQIQDIILTPNGFNPGAFIEVFQVLPFHRFMFNSFVIATVATVFVLVIASLAGYVFGRLQFPGKAPLMLLVLIVSFFPPAAFFIPLNDLFNSRIPIIAPLLSNGTLYNTPPALIIPLSALFMPLAIFILTTFYSQIPDGLEDAARVEGTTRLGALFRVIIPLSAPGVATAGVLTFIGVYNEFFFSFLMTDGQPQNWAPILEGLLGYQTQYQTMYNLMAAASILGVLPVAILVVIAQEKIVSGLTAGALKE; this is translated from the coding sequence ATGGCAGCAGAAACCGAAACTCAAACCCAGACCACGGAGACACGGCAGGAGGAACCGGAGCTGGACCGCGGCCCGCTCGAGCGGTGGGTTTCGGACTCGATCGACAACCCCGAACGCACCTATCGGGCGCTGTTCTACACCGCCATGATCGTCATGCTCGTTACGACGCTGTTCCCGTTCTACTGGCTGTTGATGGTCGCGCTCACGCCCGAAGGCCAGATCCAGGACATCATTCTCACGCCGAACGGCTTCAACCCCGGCGCGTTCATCGAGGTGTTCCAGGTGCTGCCGTTCCACCGCTTCATGTTCAACAGCTTCGTGATCGCGACGGTCGCGACGGTCTTCGTGCTGGTCATCGCGAGCCTGGCGGGCTACGTCTTCGGTCGCCTGCAGTTCCCCGGGAAGGCCCCGCTCATGCTGCTGGTGTTGATCGTCTCGTTCTTCCCACCGGCGGCCTTCTTCATCCCGCTCAACGACCTGTTCAACAGCAGGATTCCGATCATCGCACCGCTCCTGAGCAACGGAACCCTCTACAACACGCCGCCAGCGCTGATCATTCCGCTGAGTGCGTTGTTCATGCCGCTCGCGATATTCATCCTCACCACGTTCTACTCGCAGATCCCCGACGGGCTCGAGGACGCCGCCCGGGTCGAGGGGACCACCCGTCTCGGCGCGCTGTTCCGGGTGATCATCCCGCTGTCGGCGCCGGGCGTCGCGACCGCGGGCGTCCTCACGTTCATCGGCGTCTACAACGAGTTCTTCTTCTCGTTTCTGATGACCGACGGCCAGCCCCAGAACTGGGCGCCGATCCTCGAGGGGCTTCTCGGCTACCAGACGCAGTACCAGACGATGTACAACCTGATGGCCGCCGCCTCGATCCTCGGGGTGTTGCCGGTCGCGATTCTGGTCGTCATCGCACAGGAGAAGATCGTCAGCGGGCTCACCGCGGGAGCACTCAAGGAGTAA
- a CDS encoding ABC transporter ATP-binding protein — translation MARVTLEHVTKRYEDVTAVDDMNMEIEDGEFVTFVGPSGCGKSTTMETIAGLTKPTEGQIYIGEREVTNLPPKDRGIAMVFQNIALFPHMDVYENISFGLRLRKYDQEEIDRRVEEASDIVQLEGMLNRMPDEMSGGQRQRVAIARALVREPEVFLMDEPLANLDAKLRVHMRTELQRLHRRLDTTIIYVTHDQAEAMTMSTRIAVINAGRLQQIAPPLECYNEPANLFVAGFIGSPGMNFVEATVSDDSLETENFSIEFDPAGSGLSSGDTVIVGVRPEDVYLERTAGSVSHQSDPIDARTDVLEPMGNEIFVYLVTGDEAETDTQLDVEGEVTTDDQLLMSVDPDTDIGPDEDVQVILDRSSIHLFDPDTDEALRHGIVEPAAADSGAAERGVGDTD, via the coding sequence ATGGCACGAGTAACACTCGAACACGTAACGAAACGGTACGAGGACGTAACGGCAGTCGACGACATGAACATGGAGATCGAGGACGGCGAGTTCGTCACCTTCGTCGGTCCCTCCGGCTGCGGGAAGTCGACCACGATGGAGACCATCGCCGGGCTGACCAAGCCCACCGAGGGTCAGATCTACATCGGCGAGCGAGAGGTGACGAACCTCCCGCCCAAAGACAGGGGGATCGCGATGGTCTTCCAGAACATCGCGCTGTTCCCCCACATGGACGTCTACGAGAACATCAGCTTCGGCCTCCGGCTCCGGAAGTACGACCAGGAGGAGATCGACCGGCGGGTCGAGGAGGCTTCGGATATCGTCCAGCTCGAAGGGATGTTGAACCGGATGCCCGACGAGATGTCGGGCGGCCAGCGCCAGCGCGTCGCGATCGCCCGCGCGCTCGTTCGGGAGCCTGAGGTGTTCCTGATGGACGAGCCGCTCGCGAACCTCGACGCGAAGCTCCGGGTGCACATGCGCACCGAGCTCCAACGGCTGCATCGCCGCCTCGACACCACGATCATCTACGTCACCCACGACCAGGCCGAGGCGATGACGATGTCCACGCGGATCGCGGTGATCAACGCGGGCCGGCTCCAGCAGATCGCTCCGCCGCTCGAGTGTTACAACGAGCCCGCGAACCTCTTCGTCGCGGGGTTCATCGGCTCGCCGGGGATGAACTTCGTCGAGGCAACCGTCTCCGACGACAGTCTCGAGACGGAGAACTTCTCGATCGAGTTCGATCCCGCGGGAAGCGGACTCTCGTCCGGGGATACCGTCATCGTCGGAGTCCGCCCGGAGGACGTCTACCTCGAACGGACAGCCGGTAGCGTCAGCCACCAGAGCGACCCGATCGACGCCAGGACGGACGTGCTCGAGCCGATGGGCAACGAGATCTTCGTCTATCTCGTCACCGGCGACGAAGCCGAGACCGATACCCAACTAGACGTCGAGGGGGAGGTCACCACGGACGATCAGTTGTTGATGAGCGTCGACCCCGACACCGATATCGGCCCCGACGAGGACGTTCAGGTAATCCTCGACCGTTCAAGTATTCATCTGTTCGATCCCGATACCGACGAGGCACTGCGCCACGGGATCGTCGAACCCGCGGCTGCCGACTCAGGAGCCGCCGAACGCGGCGTGGGCGACACCGACTGA
- a CDS encoding Gfo/Idh/MocA family protein has translation MNDPRDVAVGIIGLGNIGRYHADRLRNHGAEIVGGMDVLPEARERFERDYGVATYDDHTDLYDVVDAVVVTTPNKFHEEYAVAALKAGLDVLLEKPLAHTVESAERIAEVARESEGFCMVGFHNRYLAPIEVLTDQRDRGRFGNLTHIDANYVRRRGIPGRGSWFTSKEIAGGGALIDIGVHALDLALYLLDFPEIDEVTGTARSEFGTREDYTYLQMWGDDAGHERFDVEDSVNAFIRCANGETISLDVAWAANRPSNNEFVLRGTDAGAHLDRSNGEMTFYESSPDGAAHFSDTQVETRERDAHAAEQETFLRAVASGERPDRNTVEQGLVVQRVMDAIYRSSETGQAIRLDERTMPAE, from the coding sequence ATGAACGATCCTCGGGACGTCGCTGTGGGAATAATCGGTCTTGGAAACATCGGACGGTATCACGCCGATCGTCTCCGCAACCACGGCGCCGAGATCGTCGGCGGCATGGACGTCCTACCCGAGGCACGCGAGCGGTTCGAACGCGACTACGGCGTCGCCACCTACGACGACCACACCGATCTCTACGACGTGGTCGACGCCGTCGTGGTCACGACGCCGAACAAGTTCCACGAGGAGTACGCCGTCGCCGCCCTCAAGGCGGGTCTCGACGTGCTCCTCGAGAAGCCGCTCGCCCACACCGTCGAGAGCGCCGAGCGGATCGCCGAGGTCGCCCGCGAGTCCGAGGGGTTCTGTATGGTCGGCTTCCACAACCGGTATCTCGCACCGATCGAGGTACTGACCGACCAGCGCGATCGGGGCCGGTTCGGTAACCTCACCCACATCGACGCGAACTACGTGCGACGGCGAGGCATCCCCGGTCGTGGTTCGTGGTTCACCTCGAAGGAGATCGCCGGCGGCGGCGCGCTCATCGACATCGGCGTCCACGCGCTCGACCTCGCACTCTACCTGCTCGACTTCCCCGAGATCGACGAGGTCACCGGAACGGCCCGTTCGGAGTTCGGCACTCGTGAGGACTACACCTACCTCCAGATGTGGGGCGACGACGCCGGTCACGAGCGCTTCGACGTCGAGGACTCGGTCAACGCGTTCATCCGGTGTGCGAACGGAGAGACGATCTCGCTCGACGTTGCGTGGGCGGCGAACCGACCGAGCAACAACGAGTTCGTCCTCCGCGGGACCGACGCCGGCGCGCATCTCGATCGCTCGAACGGCGAGATGACGTTCTACGAGAGCAGTCCCGACGGGGCGGCTCACTTCAGCGATACGCAGGTCGAAACCCGCGAGCGCGACGCCCATGCCGCCGAACAGGAGACGTTCCTGCGGGCCGTCGCGTCGGGCGAGCGGCCCGACCGAAACACCGTCGAACAGGGACTGGTCGTCCAGCGGGTGATGGACGCCATCTACCGCTCCAGCGAGACCGGACAGGCGATCCGCCTCGACGAACGGACCATGCCGGCGGAGTGA
- a CDS encoding sugar phosphate isomerase/epimerase family protein — MDIGVLTVPLGDRSIEEAFSYLDGIGVDAVELGAGGYPGRDTDHFDREAYLDDEDRQRELYDLLEEYDLRISALASHNNPIHPDDERASEADRELRETIELADQLGVDAVTCFSGLPAGGPEDETPNWITAPWPTEHADAHEYQWEEVAIPYWEELAGHAADHGVNVAIEMHPNMLVYEPHGMVRLREATNERIGANFDPSHLYWQDISIPDAIRYLGERDAIHHFHAKDTKVYDAQAREKGVLDTTAYTDEPNRSWIFRSIGYGHGEEHWKDVVSTLRMVDYDGALSIEHEDSLTSATEGLEKAVDVLDRAVFRTTPGEAFWAE, encoded by the coding sequence ATGGACATCGGCGTACTCACCGTTCCGCTGGGCGACCGATCGATCGAGGAGGCGTTCTCGTATCTCGACGGGATCGGCGTCGACGCCGTCGAGCTCGGCGCCGGCGGCTACCCCGGCAGGGACACGGACCACTTCGACCGCGAGGCGTATCTCGACGACGAGGACCGCCAACGGGAGCTATACGACCTGCTCGAGGAGTACGACCTGCGGATCAGCGCGCTCGCCTCGCACAACAACCCGATCCACCCCGACGATGAGCGCGCGAGCGAGGCCGACCGCGAACTCCGCGAGACGATCGAGCTGGCCGACCAGCTCGGCGTCGACGCGGTCACCTGTTTCTCGGGACTTCCCGCCGGCGGGCCCGAGGACGAGACGCCAAACTGGATCACCGCGCCGTGGCCGACCGAGCACGCCGACGCCCACGAGTACCAGTGGGAGGAGGTCGCGATCCCCTACTGGGAGGAGCTCGCGGGACACGCCGCGGATCACGGCGTGAACGTCGCCATCGAGATGCACCCGAACATGCTCGTCTACGAGCCCCACGGGATGGTCAGGCTGCGCGAGGCGACCAACGAACGCATCGGCGCGAACTTCGACCCCTCGCACCTCTACTGGCAGGACATCTCCATCCCCGACGCGATCCGCTATCTCGGCGAGCGCGACGCGATCCACCACTTCCACGCGAAGGACACGAAGGTCTACGACGCTCAGGCACGCGAGAAGGGCGTCCTCGACACCACGGCCTACACCGACGAGCCGAACCGCTCGTGGATCTTCCGTTCGATCGGGTACGGTCACGGCGAGGAGCACTGGAAGGACGTCGTGAGCACGCTCCGAATGGTCGACTATGACGGCGCGCTCAGCATCGAACACGAGGACTCGCTGACGAGCGCGACCGAGGGCCTCGAGAAGGCCGTCGACGTGCTCGACCGTGCAGTGTTCCGGACGACGCCCGGCGAGGCGTTCTGGGCGGAATAG
- a CDS encoding zinc-dependent alcohol dehydrogenase, with translation MKALRWHGEGDVRVDDVPKPEIQEPTDAIIEVTATAICGSDLHLYNDFMPGMEEGDILGHEPMGEVVEVGEEVENLREGDRVVVPFTISCGECWFCENDLYSLCDETNPNAEMAAEAMGHSPAGLFGFSHTLGGYDGGQAEYLRVPHADVGPIKIDSDLSDEEVLFLSDIFPTGYMAAENAEIEENDTVAVWGCGPVGQFAVQSAWMMGADRVIAIDRIPERLEMAEGHADTEVIDYSEDDVYDWLMDATDGRGPDRCIDAVGSEAHHTCVDSVPDEPDRPYVLQEAVKSCRKGGTLSIPGVYIDGMDDMPMGPLMNKALSVNTGQTHVQAYLDPLLETIENGEIDPAEIITHRGSLEDGPELYETFNDKEDDCVKVVLEP, from the coding sequence ATGAAAGCGCTTCGCTGGCACGGCGAGGGGGACGTCCGTGTCGACGACGTTCCCAAGCCCGAGATCCAGGAACCGACCGACGCGATCATCGAGGTCACGGCCACCGCCATCTGTGGCTCGGATCTACACCTCTACAACGACTTCATGCCGGGCATGGAGGAGGGTGACATCCTGGGCCACGAGCCGATGGGCGAGGTCGTCGAGGTCGGCGAGGAGGTCGAGAACCTACGGGAGGGCGACCGCGTCGTCGTCCCGTTCACGATCAGCTGTGGCGAGTGCTGGTTCTGCGAGAACGACCTGTACTCGCTGTGCGACGAGACCAATCCGAACGCCGAGATGGCCGCGGAGGCGATGGGTCACTCGCCGGCCGGCCTGTTCGGCTTCTCGCACACCCTGGGCGGGTACGACGGCGGGCAGGCCGAATATCTACGGGTACCCCACGCCGACGTCGGACCGATCAAGATCGACTCCGACCTCTCGGACGAGGAGGTTCTCTTCCTCTCGGACATCTTCCCGACGGGCTACATGGCCGCCGAGAACGCGGAGATCGAGGAGAACGACACCGTCGCGGTCTGGGGCTGCGGTCCCGTCGGCCAGTTCGCCGTCCAGAGCGCCTGGATGATGGGCGCCGACCGCGTGATCGCCATCGACCGGATTCCCGAACGCCTCGAGATGGCCGAGGGCCACGCCGACACCGAGGTGATCGACTACTCGGAGGACGACGTCTACGACTGGCTGATGGACGCCACCGACGGGCGCGGACCGGACCGGTGTATCGACGCCGTCGGCTCGGAGGCCCACCACACGTGCGTCGATAGCGTCCCCGACGAGCCGGATCGCCCGTACGTGCTCCAGGAGGCGGTCAAGTCCTGTCGCAAGGGCGGGACGCTCTCGATCCCGGGAGTCTACATCGACGGGATGGACGACATGCCGATGGGCCCGCTGATGAACAAGGCCCTGAGCGTGAACACCGGCCAGACCCACGTCCAGGCCTACCTGGACCCGCTGCTCGAGACGATCGAGAACGGCGAGATCGATCCCGCCGAGATCATTACCCATCGGGGCTCGCTCGAGGACGGACCGGAGCTGTACGAGACGTTCAACGACAAGGAGGACGACTGCGTGAAGGTCGTCTTGGAGCCGTAG